The sequence TCGGCATGAGCCGAGACAGCAGCCGCCAGCGCGGCAAAAAGGGTAAGGGTCTTCATACCCTATACCATGCGCCCCCCAAGCCCGGAACCCGCCAATCTTCTTTGAGTTCCCTGCCGCTTATCCGCCCCCAATCGACGCAAACCTGCTAAACTCATTGACTTGCACGAATTTATTTTCGTGCTTCTCTCGTCCCTTTCTCAACGAAAACATGAGCGAATCCGACTTGATCAACCTCCTCTCCCGCAAGGGAGTCTCTCCTTGGCGAGCCCGCTTGGCCCGCTGGATCGAATCGCCGCGTATCCAGTGGACCACCACAGCGATCATCCTCTTCAACGCGATCCTCATGGGCATGGAAACCAGCCCGTCCATCATGGCCGACTTCGGCGGCGCCTTGAAGCTGCTGGACAAGTTTTGCCTCGCCTACTTCGTCCTGGAAATCGCCCTCAAGCTCAGCATCTACCGCCTCAGTTTCTGGCGCAACGGATGGAACTGCTTCGACTTCGCGGTGGTGGCCATCGCCCTCATGCCGGGCGCCGGCATCTGGGGCGTGCTCCGCTCCCTTCGCGTGCTGCGGGTCCTGCGACTGCTCACCGTCATCCCCCAGCTACGCAAGGTGGTCGCCGCTTTCATGCACGCCATCCCGGGACTGGCAGGCGTCATCGCTCTCATGAGCATTTTCTACTACACCTTCGGCGTGCTCGTAACCACGCTCTTCGCCGAAGCCTTCCCCGAGTGGTTCGGATCGCTCGGCAAGAGCTTCTACACCCTCTTCCAAATCATGACCCTCGAGAGCTGGTCCATGGGTATCGTGCGTCCCGTGATGGAAGCCTTCCCGTGGGCTTGGGCCATCTTCATCCCCTTCATCGTGGTGGCGACCTTCACCATCCTCAACCTCTTCATCGGCATCATCGTCTCCACCATGCAGGAGCTAGCCTCCCTCGCCGAGCCAGAGCCCAAAGGCAACGCCGACCTCGTCGCCACCCTAGAGCGCATGGAAAAGGACCTCGCGACCCTCAAAGCCAAACTCAAAAAAGACGCCTAGGGCAAAAATAGCACAACCTTATGTTTTATTTGCGCAGCCCCGCTTCTCCGACCCGGGAAGCGCCGCGGGAGTGCTAATCCTTGTGCACGAAGTCCAGCAGGTCACCCACGGTGCGATGCGACTCGATGGCATGGCGGAGCTTGACCCGACGGTTGATCTTGTAGCGGTTGCGGCGGCCTTCCTTGAAACGAGTGATGATACCGGCCGCCTCTAGGTCGGCAACGATCTTCTGCACGGCCCGCTCCGTTATGCCGACCTCGACCGCGACGTCGCGCAAGACCTTGTCGTCCGACATGTCGATGCAGAGCAGGACGTGGGCATGGTTGGAAAAAAACGTCCAGTGTGATTGTTCCTTGGCAGGCGCTGCTGCCGCTTTCTTGGTTTGAATTGCCATATGCATCAGGGCGTTTGGTTGGGAAGCGAATTACTCCGACCTCTCGTTCATGTATCTGGATTCGTATACTTGGTTTCGCGGTTGGCAAACCCTAGTTTTCATAGGCGAGTCGGGCTAGGAGCCCCCTCCGGAAACGGAAAAGCTGCCGCCCCCGCCCCTAGCGGTGACGACAGCCCCTCCTCTTCTGTTGAGCTAGGTCCGTTTCTTAGCTCGCAAAGCTCTGGCCCGACGGCGCAGCTGGCGCCCCGCGACCTCTAGCGTTTCGGCGATCACCGCCGAGAGCCGCTGTCCCCGCTTGACCACGATCTTGTCGTAGCCGGGCAGCACCAGTCGGGCGGTGGTAGCATATTCGGCCGTCGCCTTGCCGGTTTCGCTGCGACGGATGCTGAGCTTCAAGCCCAGCAACTGGCTATGTCGCCTGAACAAGGCTCCTGCCTTGTCCACGAGAGTCTTCCGGTAGCCCGCATGCAAACGCATGTCTACCGTTTCGATTTGGATGGGAGCCTTGGTTCCCACGTCCATGCAAAGTATGCTCATCTTCGCCCCCTCCTAATTGAACAAGCGAAAGCGAGTCCCGCTTGGCCGAGTCGCGATGTTGGTGAGACGGCTGCCATCGGTCTTCCAGACCCGCTTGGCCAACCCCGACGACGAAACGCGCTTCTCGCGCTTCGGACGCTCTTGGGACCACAGATTGGTAATCCTCTCAAGCGTGTTATCAATGATGCTAGTTCTCATCGTTCGTGTGTCCTTCTATTTTATACGTTAACCTATACACGAATTTATTTTCGCATTTTAAATCTACAGTCAAGTATTAAGACATTTTTTTCGCGAATTATTTTTCGCATTTAGAGAGCTAAGAGAGCGTGACACGCAAAGCAAATGGACCACACCACCCTCTAGGCTAACTTGTTCTCTCCTCTGGTCGTCGCCTTCGGGGCTGGAGTCATGGCCGTCTTCGCCAGAAGCAACCTGAAGATCCCCGAACAGGTCTACTAAGGCCTTGCGGTATACTTGCTCTTGCCCATCGGATTCAAAGGCGGCGCCTCGATCGCAGAAACCAGTTTCCTCACAGTCGCTCCTGTGGCGCTCGGGGCAATCGCTCTCGGAGCCTTCTTGAGCATAGCAGCATTCTACGTATCCAAAGAACTGATTTTCAAATCGGCTTCCGACGCCGCTGCCGCTCGTATCGCGCTGCCGGAAGCCAATCCTGCTTACTGCTTATTCACGAGCTTGGGAATCACCTTCCCATTCAACCTGGCAATCGGCATCCCGCTCTACTAACTGATGGCTGCCTGATTGATCACTGGCTAGCTCACTTACGATCCGCCACCCAAAACAGGGCTCGATCAAGCATTCCCAAAAACCGCTCGTTCCGAAAGTCCGCCGGCACGCCTAGGCTCGTATAAAAAACGCGTTGTTCCCCATTGATTCGCTTCCAGGCAACGGGAGCTTCTTCATTGGGAGACTTCGCCGTCAGAAGTACCTGCACGTCGCTGGCAATATTCGGGTTACGATACAACTTACCGGGTCGCGACCAGCTTGTAAGTTGATAGAGGATCGGATCCGTCCGGCTTGCATCCACGATTTCGATACGGATACCATCTTCTGCGGGGCCGTGTCCGCTGTAGTCACCGCCTAGGATTTTTGAGTCGAACTCCTTGTAGAATTCGAAGGCATGGCTCCCCGTGCGAATTGCCAGCACCGGCTTGCCCTGCTCGCACCAGTCCACGATGCGCTGCGCCTCTTCCCCCTGCAAAATCCAGCGGCGACAGAAAACGACCAAAACGTCCGCCTCGTCCATCGCTTCGAGGCCATCCACGGTATCCACCTTGTCCGTACCTAAGCTAAAGGTACACTGGACTCCGTACAGCTCCTGCAGCCGCTCCGCCCAAACCGAAAGGCTCTTCTCCGACTTGTATTCCTCTGAACCGGAAAGTAGGTGGAGCCTCAGCGGCTCGCCGAATCCGAAACAAGCGCTAGAGAGAACGATCAGGAAAGTCGCGAGGAGCCTCATGACTAAAATCTCCACTTCGCTCGCGAAGGTCGGTTCACCAAGGCGTTGGCATGAGCGTCTGCCACGAAGCTCT comes from Pelagicoccus enzymogenes and encodes:
- a CDS encoding ion transporter, with translation MSESDLINLLSRKGVSPWRARLARWIESPRIQWTTTAIILFNAILMGMETSPSIMADFGGALKLLDKFCLAYFVLEIALKLSIYRLSFWRNGWNCFDFAVVAIALMPGAGIWGVLRSLRVLRVLRLLTVIPQLRKVVAAFMHAIPGLAGVIALMSIFYYTFGVLVTTLFAEAFPEWFGSLGKSFYTLFQIMTLESWSMGIVRPVMEAFPWAWAIFIPFIVVATFTILNLFIGIIVSTMQELASLAEPEPKGNADLVATLERMEKDLATLKAKLKKDA
- a CDS encoding helix-turn-helix transcriptional regulator, with protein sequence MAIQTKKAAAAPAKEQSHWTFFSNHAHVLLCIDMSDDKVLRDVAVEVGITERAVQKIVADLEAAGIITRFKEGRRNRYKINRRVKLRHAIESHRTVGDLLDFVHKD
- a CDS encoding sodium-dependent bicarbonate transport family permease yields the protein MLLPIGFKGGASIAETSFLTVAPVALGAIALGAFLSIAAFYVSKELIFKSASDAAAARIALPEANPAYCLFTSLGITFPFNLAIGIPLY
- a CDS encoding ThuA domain-containing protein → MRLLATFLIVLSSACFGFGEPLRLHLLSGSEEYKSEKSLSVWAERLQELYGVQCTFSLGTDKVDTVDGLEAMDEADVLVVFCRRWILQGEEAQRIVDWCEQGKPVLAIRTGSHAFEFYKEFDSKILGGDYSGHGPAEDGIRIEIVDASRTDPILYQLTSWSRPGKLYRNPNIASDVQVLLTAKSPNEEAPVAWKRINGEQRVFYTSLGVPADFRNERFLGMLDRALFWVADRK